A genomic stretch from Solanum stenotomum isolate F172 chromosome 8, ASM1918654v1, whole genome shotgun sequence includes:
- the LOC125874663 gene encoding uncharacterized protein LOC125874663 has product MIKGGKTSVLTYAEKCKNILASNWQGYLNTVKADANGSKGEIYTSKVRYFVKRGKPYIWVPENDMHNVNTMIDERGSFAVASPFPGPLPSFLNSIKKLPARVALMGEVLPLKDEKARLPRDSLKEVISSERSMIEKFSYSVLGILNSSSLGATCRGDNLQELLDSDKRYVVFKCSPSSYMYFDSNGGTHEVDLEEVHATKPDPLSSHTMSLIDGINQSEVRRRALILFCITHLNKNAKDAYLLSIDRKGLDVLGKVLGPIRSDGSREYQWREFRIAFREEAHTVETFCRQLVEMEEESLKSISNFSGI; this is encoded by the exons ATGATTAAAGGAGGCAAAACTTCGGTGCTAACATATGCTGAAAAATGCAAG AATATATTGGCATCTAATTGGCAAGGTTACCTTAATACTGTGAAAGCTGATGCTAATGGAAG CAAAGGGGAAATATACACTTCAAAAGTCCGCTATTTCGTCAAGAGAGGCAAGCCCTACATCTGGGTACCTGAAAATGATATGCACAATGTG AACACAATGATAGATGAGCGCGGTTCTTTTGCTGTGGCCAGTCCCTTCCCAGGTCCACTGCCAAGTTTTCTCAATTCTATCAAGAAA TTACCAGCTCGGGTTGCTCTGATGGGTGAAGTTCTGCCTCTTAAAGATGAAAAG GCTAGGTTGCCTAGAGACAGCCTTAAGGAAGTCATATCATCTGAAAGGAGCATGATTGAGAAGTTCTCTTACTCCGTTTTGGGTATACTGAATTCATCCAGCCTTGGTGCTACATGCCGAGGTGACAATCTCCAGGAATTACTTGATTCAGACAAAAGATATGTTGTCTTCAAGTGCAGCCCAAG TTCATACATGTACTTTGACAGCAATGGAGGGACTCATGAAGTAGATCTAGAGGAAGTCCATGCAACAAAACCTGATCCTTTAT CATCACATACCATGAGCCTGATTGATGGAATTAATCAAAGTGAGGTGAGGCGTAGGGCTCTAATTCTCTTCTGCATCACGCACTTGAATAAGAACGCAAAG GATGCTTATCTGCTTTCTATAGATCGGAAAGGATTGGATGTGCTGGGAAAAGTTTTAGGTCCAATAAGGAGCGATGGTTCTCGTGAATATCAGTGGAGGGAGTTCAGAATTGCATTCAGAGAAGAGGCACACACTGTTGAAACATTCTGCCGCCAGCTTGTTGAAATGGAGGAGGAATCACTCAAGAGTATCTCCAACTTTAGTGGCATATAA
- the LOC125873042 gene encoding protein FIZZY-RELATED 3, translating into MESITQRRKSGINLPSTMSETSLRLDAFSSPPRSKRTTNLASSPMSNRSPRTISNLSSSPSSKSASCSDRFIPCRSSSRLHTFGLVEKASPVKEGGGNNDAYSRLLKSELFGADFGCFSSPAGSKGCANSPMSSPSKNMLRFKTENSGPNSPYSPSVLGHTDTSLSNEASTPPKPPRKVPKTPHKVLDAPSLQDDFYLNLVDWSSQNVLAVGLGTCVYLWTASNSRVTKLCDLGPTDSVCSVQWTREGSYISIGTGLGQVQVWDGTQCKKVRTFGGHQTRTGVLAWSSRILSSGSRDRNILQHDVRVPSDFVSKFIGHKSEVCGLKWSHDDRELASGGNDNQLLVWNQRSQQPVLKLTEHTAAVKAITWSPHQCGLLASGGGTADRCIRFWNTTNGNQLNHIDTGSQVCNLAWSRNVNEIVSTHGYSQNQIMVWKYPSMSKVATLTGHSLRVLYLAMSPDGQTIVTGAGDETLRFWNVFPSVKTPAAVKDTGVWSLGRTHIR; encoded by the exons ATGGAATCGATAACACAAAGAAGAAAGAGTGGAATTAACCTTCCATCTACAATGTCCGAAACCTCTCTTCGGCTTGATGCTTTTTCTTCTCCTCCCAGATCAAAGCGAACAACCAATTTGGCGTCATCGCCAATGTCCAACAGGTCACCTCGGACAATATCGAACCTGTCATCATCTCCGTCGTCTAAATCTGCAAGTTGCAGTGATAGATTCATTCCTTGTAGATCTTCGTCAAGGCTACACACTTTTGGTCTGGTGGAGAAGGCGTCTCCGGTGAAAGAAGGAGGAGGAAACAATGATGCATATTCCAGGTTGTTGAAATCTGAGCTTTTTGGGGCTGATTTTGGTTGTTTCTCTTCTCCTGCAGGTTCTAAAGGATGTGCTAATTCACCCATGAGTAGTCCCAGTAAGAATATGCTCAGGTTTAAAACTGAAAATTCAGGCCCTAATTCTCCGTATTCCCCTTCGGTGTTGGGGCATACAGATACTTCACTCTCCAACGAGGCTTCTACCCCTCCTAAACCCCCTAGGAAAGTGCCCAAAACACCCCacaag GTTCTGGATGCACCATCACTTCAAGATGACTTCTATTTGAACCTAGTTGATTGGTCTTCACAGAATGTCCTTGCGGTTGGGCTCGGAACTTGTGTTTATTTATGGACAGCTTCAAATAGTAGA GTGACAAAGTTGTGTGACTTAGGACCGACTGATAGTGTCTGCTCTGTCCAATGGACTAGGGAGGGGTCTTATATATCAATTGGTACAGGTCTTGGGCAAGTTCAG GTTTGGGATGGAACTCAATGCAAAAAGGTTAGAACATTTGGTGGACATCAAACAAGAACGGGAGTCCTTGCGTGGAGTTCGCGCATCCTATCTTCTGGTAGCAGAGACAGAAACATCCTTCAGCATGACGTTCGTGTTCCAAGTGATTTTGTTAGCAAATTTATCGGTCACAAGTCCGAG GTATGTGGGTTGAAATGGTCTCATGATGATCGAGAACTTGCATCAGGGGGAAATGACAATCAG CTCTTAGTGTGGAATCAGCGATCTCAGCAACCAGTTTTGAAGCTAACGGAGCATACTGCCGCTGTTAAGGCCATTACCTGGTCTCCTCACCAATGTGGCCTTCTGGCATCAGGAGGAGGAACAGCTGATCGATGTATTCGCTTTTGGAACACAACGAATGGCAATCAGTTGAACCATATTGATACAGGAAGCCAG GTATGCAATCTAGCTTGGAGTAGAAATGTAAATGAGATAGTTAGCACACATGGGTATTCCCAAAACCAAATCATGGTGTGGAAGTATCCATCAATGTCAAAG GTTGCCACTCTAACTGGTCATAGTTTGCGTGTCCTATATCTTGCCATGTCACCTGATGGCCAG ACAATAGTGACTGGAGCAGGAGATGAGACACTCCGCTTTTGGAATGTATTTCCATCAGTAAAAACTCCT GCAGCAGTGAAGGACACAGGAGTATGGTCTTTAGGCAGGACGCACATACGTTGA